One region of Citrus sinensis cultivar Valencia sweet orange chromosome 6, DVS_A1.0, whole genome shotgun sequence genomic DNA includes:
- the LOC102613757 gene encoding uncharacterized protein LOC102613757, producing MELKSSITTFFLLFLLFATPFCSLGGLPELDSEVYEIDYRGPETHSSIPPPDHSHGRGKPVIRHESAVLPPESKATGRKNGKKVHG from the exons ATGGAGCTCAAGTCCAGCATCACCACTTTCTTTCTTCTGTTCCTTCTCTTCGCCACACCATTTTGTTCATTAG GTGGGTTGCCGGAGCTGGATTCAGAGGTTTACGAGATTGATTACAGAGGTCCGGAGACACACTCTTCAATTCCTCCGCCGGATCATTCTCATGGCCGTGGGAAGCCTGTGATCCGCCATGAAAGTGCCGTGTTGCCTCCAGAATCAAAGGCCACCGGAAGAAAAAAT GGAAAGAAAGTTCATGGATAG